GCCCTTCGTACGCCTGATGCGCGACCTGGTGCGCTACAGCACCTACCAGAACAGCGCCGAACTGCTCAAGGACGACGAGGATCCACGCCGCCTGCAATATCTGCAGCGTTTCGCCGACCGCGAAGGGCGCACCTTCCTCCTGCGCTTCTGGCGCAAGTACCAGGGCCAACCCGAGCAACTGCGTTTGGAAACCTTCCTCAGCGGTCTGCAGCAAACCCCAGTACGCCTGGCCGCCGTGCATCGCTACCTGCACCCCGACGCCGAGCGCGACAGCTTCGCCGCCTTCCTGCGCGCACAGCTACCGCAACAGGCGCTGAGCGACGCACGCATCGAGCAGCTCTACACGCGTTATGCCCCCGGTGCCTACAGCCTGCCGGATCAGGGCTACATCGCCCGGGTGCATCCACTGGAACTGTGGCTGTTGGGCTTTCTCGCCAGCCACCCGCAGGCCAGCTTCGAGGATGCCGTCGCCGCCAGCTTCGGCGAGCGTCAGGAGGTCTACGGCTGGCTCCTGCGCAGCCGGCATAAGAGCGCCCGCGACAGCCGCATTCGCATCATGCTGGAGGTGGAGGCCTTCTCCGACATCCACCGGCGCTGGCGCAACCTGGGCTACCCCTTCGGCCATCTGGTGCCCTCGCTGGCCACCGCCCTGGGCAGCTCGGGTGATCGCCCAGCGGCCCTGGCCGAGCTCATGGGCATCATCCAGAACGACGGCATCCGCCAGCCGGTGCTACGCATCGAAAGCCTGCACTTCGCCGTTGGCACGCCCTACGAAACCCGCCTGCACAACGAAGGACGCAAGGCGCGCCGGGTCATGCCTTCGGAGGTCGCTGCGGCGCTGCGCGAAGCCCTTTCGCAGGTGGTCGAAGGCGGCACTGCCAGGCGCCTGCAGGGCAGTTTCCAATTGGCGAACGGACAACTGCTGACCCTGGGTGGCAAGACCGGCACCGGCGACAACCGCATCGAAAGCGTGGGTTCTGGGGGCCGCGTGCTCAGTTCACGGGCGCTCAACCGCACGGCCACCTTCGTCTTCTACCTCGGTCCGCGGCATTACGGCACCCTCACCGCCTTCGTGCCTGGGCGCGACGCCGAGGGGTTCTCCTTCACCTCGGCACTGCCGGTGCAAGTGCTCAAGGGTATGGCGCCGATCCTGGCCCCCTACCTCGAAGCCGCCAGCGCCACGCTGTGCACAACGCCTACCAGCACCACCCGGATCAGTTGGCAGTAAACCGACGCCAACGCATCACGCTGCTGGCAGGCACTCAATCGCCTACACGGAAGGTCTGCAGGTACAACGCCTCGACCTTGGCCCGTGCCCAGGGCGTCTTGCGCAGGAAGGTCAGGCTCGACTTGATGCTCGGCTCATGCTTGAAACAGCGCACGTCCACCTCGCGCGCCAGCCCCTCCCAGCCGAGACGCTCGACCAGTGCGGTGAGAATTGTCTGCAGGCTGAGGCCGTGCAAGGGATCGTTGCTGTGCATGAGGCAGTTCCGTGTTCAGATCGCATGAAATGAAAAAAGGCGATGACTGCCGTGCAATCATCGCCTTCTGTACAGCCTGCCGGATTATACCGACTTGTATTCCTGCTCGGCCTTGTCGAAGCGGCTGATCATCGAGGCGCTCGGCGCCTGACCGATACGGCTGAAGACGACGATGGCCAGGGTGGCGAGGATGAAGCCCGGAATGATCTCGTACAGACCCAGGCCGATCCAGTTCTTCCACACGATCACGGTAGCCGCACCGACCAGCATACCGGCCAGTGCGCCGTTGCGGGTCATGCCCTTCCACACCAGAGAGAGGATCACCACCGGGCCGAAGGCAGCACCGAAACCAGCCCAGGCGTAGGACACCAGGCCCAGTACGCGGTTATCCGGATTGGCGGCCAGAGCGATGGCCACCAGAGCCACCAGCAGCACCATGGCGCGGCCGACCCAGACCAGCTCGGTCTGCGAAGCGCCCTTGCGCAGGAAGGCCTTGTAGAAATCTTCGGTCAGGGCACTGGAGCACACCAGCAGTTGGCAACTCAGGGTGCTCATCACCGCGGCGAGGATGGCAGACAGCAGGATGCCGGCGATCCAGGGGTTGAACAGCAGCTTGGCCAGCTCGATGAACACGCGTTCCGGGTTCTCGCCGACCGGGCCGGCTACGTCCGGGTGTGCCGAGAAGTAGGCGATACCGAAGAAGCCAACGGCAACGGCACCAGCCAGGGTCAGGATCATCCAGGTCATGGAGATGCGGCGAGCAGCCGGGATCGAGCGCACCGAATCGACCGCCATGAATCGCGCCAGGATATGCGGCTGGCCGAAGTAGCCCAGGCCCCAGGCCATCAGCGAGATCACGCCGACGAAGGTGGCGCCCTTGAGCATGTCGAAGTGGCTGGCGTCGACCGCCTCGATGGCCACCATGGCCGGGTCGAAACCACCAGTGGCGATCATCACCACCACGGGAGTGAGGATCAGCGCGAAGATCATCAGGGTGGCCTGCACGGTGTCGGTCCAGCTCACCGCCAGGAAACCACCGATGAAGGTGTAGGCGATGGTGGCGGCAGCGCCGGCCCACAGTGCGGTTTCGTAGGACATGCCGAAGGTGCTCTCGAACAGACGGGCGCCGGCCACCACGCCGGAGGCGCAGTAGATGGTGAAGAACACCAGGATCACCAGCGCCGAGAAGATACGCAGGATGCGGCTGTTGTCCTCGAAACGATTGGTGAAGTAGTCCGGCAGGGTCAGCGCGTTACCATTGTGCTCGGTCTGCACACGCAGACGGCCGGCCACGAACAGCCAGTTCAGGTAGGCGCCGATGACCAGGCCAATGGCAATCCAGCTTTCCGAGATACCGGCAACGAAGATGGCGCCCGGCAGGCCCATCAGCAACCAGCCGCTCATATCCGAAGCACCGGCGGACAGCGCGGTGACGAAACTGCCGAGGCTGCGGCCACCGAGGATGTAGTCGGAAAGGTTCTTGGTACGCAGATAGGCGATCAGACCGATCAGCACCATGGCGGCGATGTACACCACGAAGGTGACCAGCATTGGAGTACTAGCTGTCATTTGGGGGGCTCCCCTCTCGTTTGTTGTTATAGGGCGTGGACTCGGCCACTCCCAGCATTGGCAAAACGCATTCGCTCGGGGCGAACACCACGCAAGCACCACGCCGTGTTGATACGGATCATGGGAGGTGGTACCCGGTTCATCCTAGGCTATCTACGAAAAGCATTAGCCTTCGGCGTTCTTTCGTACAGAGCCTAGCAAGACACCGGCAAAAACGGCCTGATAACAGCCGACGGCGGAATGTAGAGGTTGCACCGCGTCTGCTTCTTGCAAAAAACTCTGGATTTTTTGCAGGAAACTCCAGCACCGGGCACTTACCGACGTGCGTGCCATCACCGCGAGGCGCGCGATCATAACTGCCGGAAGGGCAGATAACCACGGGCCTCTTCGGCATAGGCGCGCACGCCTGGGCGCTCTTGCTCGAGAAAATCCGCCACGGCGGCACGCAAGCCAGGATGGCAGAGACGGTGCCAGGAATGCGTGATGACCGGCTCGAAACCACGAATCAGCTTGTGTTCGCCCTGCGCGCCAGCATCGAAGCGGGCATAGCCGGCATCGATGGCCAACGCCATGCCCTGATAGAAACAGGTCTCGAAATGCAGGCGGTCGAACTCGGCCAGGCAGCCCCAGTAGCGCCCATAGAGGGTATCGCCGCCCACCAAGCAGAAGGCCATGGCCACTGCACGGCCATGCTGGCGCGCCAGCACCAGGCGAATCGCCTCGGGCATGCGCTCGGCCAGCAGGCTGAAGAAAGCGCGCGTCAGGTAGGGTGCCTGGCCGCGCACATGGTAGGTATTGGCATAGCAGTGGTAAACGAAATCCCAGTCCGCCTCGCTCAGCTCATGGCCCTGACGCCAGTCGAACTCGATGCCCTGCCCGGCCACCTGCTCGCGCTCCTTGCGCATTTGCTTGCGTTTGCGCGAGCTGAGCGCATCGAGAAAGTCCTGGAAGTCGCGATAGCCACGGTTGTGCCAGTGGAACTGGCAACCCAGGCGCTGCAACCAACCGTCACGCCCGGCCAGCACCTGATCGCAAGCCGGCGAAGTGAAGTTGACATGCAGGCTCGACAGCCCCTCGTCCTCCAGGGCGATGCTCAGGGCATCGAGCAACTGCTCCGCCGCCTGCGCCGCGCCGAGCAGGCGCGCACCAGCGACTGGCGAGAACGGCACGCCACCGAGCAGCTTGGGGTAATAGGCGATACCGGCGCGCCGACAGGCATCGGCCCAGGCATGGTCGAACACGTATTCGCCATAGGAATGCTGCTTGAGATAGGCCGGCAGCGCCGCCTGCACCTGCCCACTCTCATCGCACCAGAGGCGATGCGATGGCTGCCAGCCACTGTGCCCGCCGACGCTGCCGCTGTCCTCCAGTGCGGAGAGAAAGGCATGGCGCACGAAGGGCTGCGGCTCGGGCAACAGCGCATCCCAGGTAGCGGCCGGCAGCGCATTGAGTGAGTCGAGGCTCTGTAAGGGCATGGCGAAGATCTCGTGGCGCGAACGACATCGGCACAGGATGACAGTCCGTACGTGGCCTGTCAGCGTTCAGGCGAGCAGGCTGCGGTCGAAGATGAAGGCGCCCGTCGCCACCGGGCGGTGCTCCAGCAAGTTCTGGGGTCGCC
The genomic region above belongs to Pseudomonas sp. GOM7 and contains:
- the putP gene encoding sodium/proline symporter PutP encodes the protein MTASTPMLVTFVVYIAAMVLIGLIAYLRTKNLSDYILGGRSLGSFVTALSAGASDMSGWLLMGLPGAIFVAGISESWIAIGLVIGAYLNWLFVAGRLRVQTEHNGNALTLPDYFTNRFEDNSRILRIFSALVILVFFTIYCASGVVAGARLFESTFGMSYETALWAGAAATIAYTFIGGFLAVSWTDTVQATLMIFALILTPVVVMIATGGFDPAMVAIEAVDASHFDMLKGATFVGVISLMAWGLGYFGQPHILARFMAVDSVRSIPAARRISMTWMILTLAGAVAVGFFGIAYFSAHPDVAGPVGENPERVFIELAKLLFNPWIAGILLSAILAAVMSTLSCQLLVCSSALTEDFYKAFLRKGASQTELVWVGRAMVLLVALVAIALAANPDNRVLGLVSYAWAGFGAAFGPVVILSLVWKGMTRNGALAGMLVGAATVIVWKNWIGLGLYEIIPGFILATLAIVVFSRIGQAPSASMISRFDKAEQEYKSV
- a CDS encoding GNAT family N-acetyltransferase: MPLQSLDSLNALPAATWDALLPEPQPFVRHAFLSALEDSGSVGGHSGWQPSHRLWCDESGQVQAALPAYLKQHSYGEYVFDHAWADACRRAGIAYYPKLLGGVPFSPVAGARLLGAAQAAEQLLDALSIALEDEGLSSLHVNFTSPACDQVLAGRDGWLQRLGCQFHWHNRGYRDFQDFLDALSSRKRKQMRKEREQVAGQGIEFDWRQGHELSEADWDFVYHCYANTYHVRGQAPYLTRAFFSLLAERMPEAIRLVLARQHGRAVAMAFCLVGGDTLYGRYWGCLAEFDRLHFETCFYQGMALAIDAGYARFDAGAQGEHKLIRGFEPVITHSWHRLCHPGLRAAVADFLEQERPGVRAYAEEARGYLPFRQL
- a CDS encoding VF530 family protein — encoded protein: MHSNDPLHGLSLQTILTALVERLGWEGLAREVDVRCFKHEPSIKSSLTFLRKTPWARAKVEALYLQTFRVGD